Proteins encoded within one genomic window of Cucumis sativus cultivar 9930 chromosome 3, Cucumber_9930_V3, whole genome shotgun sequence:
- the LOC101207022 gene encoding eukaryotic translation initiation factor 3 subunit G — translation MVQQTNASKLRWGELEDDDGDLDFLLPPKQIIGPDENGLKKIVEYQFNEDGNKVKITTTTRTRKLAHARLSKHAVERRSWAKFGDAVHEDVGSRLTMVSTEEILLERPRAPGSKPEEPKVAGDPLAQLGKGGAVLMVCRTCGKKGDHWTSRCPYKDLAPQADGLDKPVAPETTAAAPGATKGAYVPPGMRAGAERTGTDMRRRNDENSVRVTNLSEDTREPDLLELFRPFGAVSRVYVAVDQKNGMSRGFGFVNFVNREDAQRSINKLNGYGYDNLILRVEWATPRAT, via the exons ATGGTTCAGCAGACTAATGCATCCAAATTGAGATGGGGGGAGCTTGAAGATGACGATGGGGATCtagattttcttcttcctccaaagCAAATTATCGGGCCAGACGAAAATGGGTTGAAGAAAATTGTTGAGTATCAGTTTAACGAAGATGGTAACAAGGTCAAAATCACAACGACAACTCGTACACGCAAGCTCGCCCATGCTCGCCTTAGTAAACATGCGGTAGAGCGCCGTTCTTGGGCAAAGTTCGGCGATGCTGTCCATGAAGACGTCGGCAGTCGGCTCACTATGGTCTCCACTGAGGAGATTCTTCTCGAGCGCCCTCGTGCTCCTG GTAGCAAACCAGAGGAGCCCAAGGTTGCTGGTGACCCGCTAGCTCAACTTGGAAAAGGGGGAGCTGTTCTTATGGTCTGTCGAACTTGTGGTAAAAAGGGTGACCACTGGACCTCAAGGTGCCCTTACAAAGACCTGGCACCACAAGCTGATGGATTGGATAAGCCTGTTGCACCAGAGACTACAGCTGCTGCTCCTGGTGCAACAAAGGGAGCGTATGTTCCTCCAGGTATGAGAGCAGGGGCGGAGAGGACTGGAACTGACATGAGGCGTAGGAATGATGAAAACTCTGTACGTGTTACCAATCTTTCGGAGGACACTAGGGAACCTGACTTGCTTGAGCTCTTCCGACCTTTTGGTGCTGTTAGCCGAGTTTATGTTGCTGTTGATCAAAAGAATGGCATGAGCAGAGGATTTGGTTTTGTAAACTTTGTGAATCGTGAGGATGCACAAAGATCAATTAACAAGCTTAATGGATATGGTTACGATAATCTCATCCTTAGAGTTGAGTGGGCCACTCCTAGGGCGACTTAA
- the LOC101213123 gene encoding uncharacterized protein LOC101213123, which yields MEEEEHEEDHGLANTILSCPNRIPGCPIEGMESVVVTVSGYHGTERFNLIKMISYTGASYVGAMSRSITHLICWELQGRKFDLAEKFRTIIVNHRWLEDCIKHGKRVPEGPYILQSGQSIGPLSMKLPLADKGYVSAKKYNLLSEKLHNYGNVEDQSIKDICSFGDSILPRSSLLDKDLSSDFRKSDDTAHKRKHKVRKRISKLEDPSSSSSRNRFEEPTSAGLFAIECGSPSSLARDERKGESSNQDSTVKSSRRRRLLVSNNSREDHNKPDISNFDPELYRLGTRNSLTVPSVLWDAETDIEVVNIGGTSDREQLCDERGLASVRFEGVEACENQSTSKDTNLLVDNAPRVLSITSEDELHNMNDLQKNIEDPVIELDASLPSTSTELSCVICWTDFSSTRGVLPCGHRFCYSCIQNWADHMALSRKISTCPLCKASFLSITKVEYAATSDQKIYSQTIPCGSSLLDIYLLSDERTLNNVVQPSVAAVCSACRCREPEDLLMSCHLCQIRQIHSYCLDPPLLPWTCIHCKDLQTLYHRSH from the exons ATGGAGGAAGAAGAGCACGAGGAAGACCATGGTCTCGCTAATACAATTCTTTCCTGCCCTAATCGAATTCCCG GCTGTCCAATTGAAGGCATGGAATCTGTGGTTGTGACTGTTAGTGGCTACCATGGCACAGAAAGATTTAACCTTATCAAGATGATATCTTATACTGGTGCTAGCTATGTGGGTGCAATGTCAAGGTCTATTACTCATTtg ATTTGTTGGGAATTACAAGGGAGGAAATTTGATCTTGCTGAGAAGTTTAGAACAATAATAGTCAATCATCGTTGGCTTGAAGATTGCATCAAACATGGAAAGCGTGTCCCTGAAGGTCCTTACATTCTCCAAAG TGGGCAATCTATAGGTCCCTTGTCAATGAAACTCCCTCTTGCTGACAAGGGCTATGTCTCAGCCAAAAAGTATAACCTGCTTTCTGAAAAGTTACACAATTACGGAAATGTTGAAGATCAAAGTATTAAAGACATATGCTCTTTTGGTGATTCAATCTTGCCCCGCTCTTCTTTGCTGGATAAG GATCTGTCCtctgattttagaaaaagtgaTGACACTGCTCATAAGCGAAAGCACAAAGTGCGGAAGAGGATTTCTAAGCTAGAAGACCCATCAAGCTCAAGTAGCAGAAACCGTTTTGAGGAACCAACTTCTGCTGGTCTTTTTGCGATTGAG TGTGGTAGCCCTTCAAGCTTGGCGAGAGATGAAAGAAAAGGTGAAAGTAGTAATCAAGACTCTACTGTTAAATCTTCAAGGAGACGACGCCTGCTTGTAAGTAATAACTCTAGGGAAGATCATAACAAGCCTGACATTTCGAATTTTGACCCGGAGCTGTATCGTTTGGGAACTCGTAATAGTCTTACAGTTCCATCAGTCCTTTGGGATGCTGAAACAGATATTGAAGTGGTAAACATTGGAGGAACATCTGATCGTGAACAGTTGTGTGATGAAAGGGGACTAGCAAGTGTCAGATTTGAAGGTGTTGAAGCTTGTGAGAACCAATCTACTTCCAAAGATACAAACTTACTAGTTGACAATGCACCAAGAGTGCTATCAATAACTTCAGAAGATGAACTGCACAATATGAATGATTTGCAAAAGAACATTGAGGATCCAGTTATAGAACTCGATGCAAGCTTACCCTCCACTTCAACAGAGTTATCATGTGTCATCTGTTGGACAGATTTTAGTTCGACGAGGGGAGTTTTACCCTGTGGGCACCGATTTTGCTATTCATGCATTCAGAACTGGGCAGATCACATG GCTTTGAGCAGAAAAATCTCAACGTGCCCTTTGTGCAAAGCCAGTTTTCTGAGCATCACAAAGGTTGAATATGCGGCCACCTCGGATCAGAAGATATACTCCCAAACCATTCCATGTGGATCATCATTATTGGATATTTACCTTCTATCTGATGAAAGAACTCTTAACAACGTTGTTCAG CCCTCAGTAGCAGCTGTTTGTAGTGCATGCCGTTGTCGGGAACCAGAGGACCTCCTCATGAGCTGCCATCTTTGTCAAATTCGACAAATTCATTCATATTGTCTGGACCCACCGTTGTTACCATGGACTTGTATTCACTGCAAGGATCTGCAGACACTGTACCATCGAAGCCATTAA